From one Neofelis nebulosa isolate mNeoNeb1 chromosome 4, mNeoNeb1.pri, whole genome shotgun sequence genomic stretch:
- the RASSF1 gene encoding ras association domain-containing protein 1 isoform X3, protein MGEADAGTPSFEMTWSSTASSGYCSQEDSDSELEQYFTARTSLARRPRRDQDEPVEWETPDLSQAETEQKIKEYNSQINSNLFMSLNKDGSYTGFIKVQLKLVRPVSVPSSKKPPSLQAAQRGPGRGTAVRRRTSFYLPKDAVKHLHVLSRTRAREVIEALLRKFLVVDDPRKFALFERAERHGQVYLRKLSDDEQPLRLRLLAGPSEKALSFVLKENDSGEVNWDAFSMPELHNFLRILQREEEEHLRQILQKYSYCRQKIQEALHACPLG, encoded by the exons ATGGGCGAGGCGGATGCGGGGACGCCTTCTTTCGAGATGACCTGGAGCAGCACGGCAAGCAGTGGCTACTGCAGCCAGGAGGATTCGGACTCGGAGCTTGAGCAGTACTTCACGGCGCGTACCTCGCTGGCACGCAGGCCGCGTCGGGACCAG GACGAGCCTGTGGAGTGGGAGACACCTGACCTTTCTCAGGCTGAGACTGAGCAGAAGATCAAGGAGTACAATAGCCAGATCAACAGCAACCTCTTCATGAGCCTG AACAAGGATGGCTCCTACACAGGCTTCATCAAGGTTCAACTGAAGCTGGTGCGCCCTGTCTCGGTGCCCTCCAGCAAGAAGCCACCCTCCTTGCAGGCTGCCCAGCGGGGCCCAGGACGGGGCACAGCTGTGAGGCGCCGCACCTCCTTCTACTTGCCCAAAGATGCCGTCAAGCACCTGCATGTGTTGTCACGCACACGGGCACGCGAGGTCATTGAGGCCCTACTGCGCAAGTTCTTAGTGGTGGATGACCCCCGCAAGTTTGCTCTCTTTGAGCGGGCTGAACGCCATGGCCAAG TGTACCTCCGGAAGCTATCAGATGATGAGCAACCCCTGCGGCTGCGGCTCCTTGCAGGGCCCAGCGAGAAGGCCTTAAGCTTTGTCCTCAAAGAGAATGACTCTGGGGAGGTAAAT TGGGATGCCTTTAGCATGCCTGAGCTACACAACTTCTTGCGCATCCTGCAGCGGGAGGAAGAGGAACACCTCCGCCAAATCCTGCAAAAGTACTCCTATTGCCGTCAGAAGATCCAGGAGGCCCTGCACGCCTGCCCCCTGGGGTGA
- the RASSF1 gene encoding ras association domain-containing protein 1 isoform X1, producing the protein MRGEKEKEGGDSARACPTPRLRRPIPPVGRHGRSAQVSFAPLAPVLSRRPAGIPGAVPNRGPPRGPARPALARADSRRESGRDPAMSTKPELIELRELEPARRAGPGRTRLERANALRIAPGTARNPARQLVAGRGHHFQPAGPATHTWCDLCGDFILGVVRKGLQCAHCKFTCHYRCRALISLDCCGPRDLGWEPALERDTNVDEPVEWETPDLSQAETEQKIKEYNSQINSNLFMSLNKDGSYTGFIKVQLKLVRPVSVPSSKKPPSLQAAQRGPGRGTAVRRRTSFYLPKDAVKHLHVLSRTRAREVIEALLRKFLVVDDPRKFALFERAERHGQVYLRKLSDDEQPLRLRLLAGPSEKALSFVLKENDSGEVNWDAFSMPELHNFLRILQREEEEHLRQILQKYSYCRQKIQEALHACPLG; encoded by the exons ATgcgtggagaaaaggaaaaggagggcgGGGACTCTGCGAGAGCATGCCCAACCCCGCGCCTTCGCCGCCCCATTCCGCCTGTGGGCCGACACGGCCGGAGCGCCCAGGTTTCCTTTGCACCGCTCGCCCCCGTTCTCTCCCGCCGCCCTGCCGGGATCCCGGGGGCGGTGCCGAATCGGGGTccgccccgcggccccgcccgccccgcgcTCGCTCGCGCCGACAGCCGGCGGGAGTCCGGGCGCGACCCGGCCATGTCCACGAAACCTGAGCTCATTGAACTGAGGGAACTGGAACCCGCGCGGCGCGCGGGCCCCGGCCGCACCCGGCTGGAGCGTGCCAACGCGCTGCGCATCGCGCCGGGCACCGCGCGTAATCCGGCACGGCAGCTGGTCGCGGGCCGCGGCCACCACTTCCAGCCCGCGGGGCCTGCCACACACACGTGGTGCGACCTCTGCGGCGACTTCATCTTGGGCGTCGTGCGCAAGGGCCTGCAGTGCGCGC ATTGCAAGTTCACCTGCCACTACCGTTGCCGCGCGCTCATCAGCCTGGACTGCTGCGGGCCCCGGGACCTGGGCTGGGAACCTGCGCTGGAGCGGGACACCAACGTG GACGAGCCTGTGGAGTGGGAGACACCTGACCTTTCTCAGGCTGAGACTGAGCAGAAGATCAAGGAGTACAATAGCCAGATCAACAGCAACCTCTTCATGAGCCTG AACAAGGATGGCTCCTACACAGGCTTCATCAAGGTTCAACTGAAGCTGGTGCGCCCTGTCTCGGTGCCCTCCAGCAAGAAGCCACCCTCCTTGCAGGCTGCCCAGCGGGGCCCAGGACGGGGCACAGCTGTGAGGCGCCGCACCTCCTTCTACTTGCCCAAAGATGCCGTCAAGCACCTGCATGTGTTGTCACGCACACGGGCACGCGAGGTCATTGAGGCCCTACTGCGCAAGTTCTTAGTGGTGGATGACCCCCGCAAGTTTGCTCTCTTTGAGCGGGCTGAACGCCATGGCCAAG TGTACCTCCGGAAGCTATCAGATGATGAGCAACCCCTGCGGCTGCGGCTCCTTGCAGGGCCCAGCGAGAAGGCCTTAAGCTTTGTCCTCAAAGAGAATGACTCTGGGGAGGTAAAT TGGGATGCCTTTAGCATGCCTGAGCTACACAACTTCTTGCGCATCCTGCAGCGGGAGGAAGAGGAACACCTCCGCCAAATCCTGCAAAAGTACTCCTATTGCCGTCAGAAGATCCAGGAGGCCCTGCACGCCTGCCCCCTGGGGTGA
- the RASSF1 gene encoding ras association domain-containing protein 1 isoform X2: MRGEKEKEGGDSARACPTPRLRRPIPPVGRHGRSAQVSFAPLAPVLSRRPAGIPGAVPNRGPPRGPARPALARADSRRESGRDPAMSTKPELIELRELEPARRAGPGRTRLERANALRIAPGTARNPARQLVAGRGHHFQPAGPATHTWCDLCGDFILGVVRKGLQCAHCKFTCHYRCRALISLDCCGPRDLGWEPALERDTNVDEPVEWETPDLSQAETEQKIKEYNSQINSNLFMSLNKDGSYTGFIKVQLKLVRPVSVPSSKKPPSLQAAQRGPGRGTAVRRRTSFYLPKDAVKHLHVLSRTRAREVIEALLRKFLVVDDPRKFALFERAERHGQVYLRKLSDDEQPLRLRLLAGPSEKALSFVLKENDSGEWDAFSMPELHNFLRILQREEEEHLRQILQKYSYCRQKIQEALHACPLG, encoded by the exons ATgcgtggagaaaaggaaaaggagggcgGGGACTCTGCGAGAGCATGCCCAACCCCGCGCCTTCGCCGCCCCATTCCGCCTGTGGGCCGACACGGCCGGAGCGCCCAGGTTTCCTTTGCACCGCTCGCCCCCGTTCTCTCCCGCCGCCCTGCCGGGATCCCGGGGGCGGTGCCGAATCGGGGTccgccccgcggccccgcccgccccgcgcTCGCTCGCGCCGACAGCCGGCGGGAGTCCGGGCGCGACCCGGCCATGTCCACGAAACCTGAGCTCATTGAACTGAGGGAACTGGAACCCGCGCGGCGCGCGGGCCCCGGCCGCACCCGGCTGGAGCGTGCCAACGCGCTGCGCATCGCGCCGGGCACCGCGCGTAATCCGGCACGGCAGCTGGTCGCGGGCCGCGGCCACCACTTCCAGCCCGCGGGGCCTGCCACACACACGTGGTGCGACCTCTGCGGCGACTTCATCTTGGGCGTCGTGCGCAAGGGCCTGCAGTGCGCGC ATTGCAAGTTCACCTGCCACTACCGTTGCCGCGCGCTCATCAGCCTGGACTGCTGCGGGCCCCGGGACCTGGGCTGGGAACCTGCGCTGGAGCGGGACACCAACGTG GACGAGCCTGTGGAGTGGGAGACACCTGACCTTTCTCAGGCTGAGACTGAGCAGAAGATCAAGGAGTACAATAGCCAGATCAACAGCAACCTCTTCATGAGCCTG AACAAGGATGGCTCCTACACAGGCTTCATCAAGGTTCAACTGAAGCTGGTGCGCCCTGTCTCGGTGCCCTCCAGCAAGAAGCCACCCTCCTTGCAGGCTGCCCAGCGGGGCCCAGGACGGGGCACAGCTGTGAGGCGCCGCACCTCCTTCTACTTGCCCAAAGATGCCGTCAAGCACCTGCATGTGTTGTCACGCACACGGGCACGCGAGGTCATTGAGGCCCTACTGCGCAAGTTCTTAGTGGTGGATGACCCCCGCAAGTTTGCTCTCTTTGAGCGGGCTGAACGCCATGGCCAAG TGTACCTCCGGAAGCTATCAGATGATGAGCAACCCCTGCGGCTGCGGCTCCTTGCAGGGCCCAGCGAGAAGGCCTTAAGCTTTGTCCTCAAAGAGAATGACTCTGGGGAG TGGGATGCCTTTAGCATGCCTGAGCTACACAACTTCTTGCGCATCCTGCAGCGGGAGGAAGAGGAACACCTCCGCCAAATCCTGCAAAAGTACTCCTATTGCCGTCAGAAGATCCAGGAGGCCCTGCACGCCTGCCCCCTGGGGTGA
- the TUSC2 gene encoding tumor suppressor candidate 2: protein MGASGSKARGLWPFASGAGGGGPESAVAEQALVRPRGRVVPPFVFTRRGSMFYDEDGDLAHEFYEETIVTKNGQKRAKLRRVHKNLIPQGIVKLDPPRIHVDFPVILYEV from the exons ATGGGCGCCAGTGGCTCCAAAGCTCGGGGCCTGTGGCCCTTCgcctcgggggcggggggcggcggccCGGAGTCAGCAGTCGCTGAGCAAGCTTTGGTGCGGCCGCGAGGCCGAGTCGTGCCCCCCTTCGTATTCACGCGCCGCGG cTCCATGTTCTATGATGAGGATGGGGATCTGGCTCACGAGTTCTACGAGGAGACAATCGTCACTAAGAATGGGCAGAAGCGGGCCAAGCTGAGGCGGGTCCATAAGAACCTGATTCCTCAG GGCATCGTGAAGCTGGATCCTCCCCGCATCCACGTGGATTTTCCTGTGATCCTCTATGAGGTGTGA
- the RASSF1 gene encoding ras association domain-containing protein 1 isoform X4, producing MDTGESEDCKFTCHYRCRALISLDCCGPRDLGWEPALERDTNVDEPVEWETPDLSQAETEQKIKEYNSQINSNLFMSLNKDGSYTGFIKVQLKLVRPVSVPSSKKPPSLQAAQRGPGRGTAVRRRTSFYLPKDAVKHLHVLSRTRAREVIEALLRKFLVVDDPRKFALFERAERHGQVYLRKLSDDEQPLRLRLLAGPSEKALSFVLKENDSGEVNWDAFSMPELHNFLRILQREEEEHLRQILQKYSYCRQKIQEALHACPLG from the exons ATGGATACAGGAGAGAGTGAAG ATTGCAAGTTCACCTGCCACTACCGTTGCCGCGCGCTCATCAGCCTGGACTGCTGCGGGCCCCGGGACCTGGGCTGGGAACCTGCGCTGGAGCGGGACACCAACGTG GACGAGCCTGTGGAGTGGGAGACACCTGACCTTTCTCAGGCTGAGACTGAGCAGAAGATCAAGGAGTACAATAGCCAGATCAACAGCAACCTCTTCATGAGCCTG AACAAGGATGGCTCCTACACAGGCTTCATCAAGGTTCAACTGAAGCTGGTGCGCCCTGTCTCGGTGCCCTCCAGCAAGAAGCCACCCTCCTTGCAGGCTGCCCAGCGGGGCCCAGGACGGGGCACAGCTGTGAGGCGCCGCACCTCCTTCTACTTGCCCAAAGATGCCGTCAAGCACCTGCATGTGTTGTCACGCACACGGGCACGCGAGGTCATTGAGGCCCTACTGCGCAAGTTCTTAGTGGTGGATGACCCCCGCAAGTTTGCTCTCTTTGAGCGGGCTGAACGCCATGGCCAAG TGTACCTCCGGAAGCTATCAGATGATGAGCAACCCCTGCGGCTGCGGCTCCTTGCAGGGCCCAGCGAGAAGGCCTTAAGCTTTGTCCTCAAAGAGAATGACTCTGGGGAGGTAAAT TGGGATGCCTTTAGCATGCCTGAGCTACACAACTTCTTGCGCATCCTGCAGCGGGAGGAAGAGGAACACCTCCGCCAAATCCTGCAAAAGTACTCCTATTGCCGTCAGAAGATCCAGGAGGCCCTGCACGCCTGCCCCCTGGGGTGA